The Lolium rigidum isolate FL_2022 chromosome 2, APGP_CSIRO_Lrig_0.1, whole genome shotgun sequence genomic interval ACCCGAGCTCGCCTGCTCAAATTTCTGAAGATTGGTGAACTGGATTGGAAGGCGAATCAGGCGAGATTGGATTGGTGGTggggagcaccggagaagggggGACTCCAACAGGGAAGCGGTCACGGGAAAGAAAAAAGTGATAGATGTCAACaccaggagagagagagagagaggatggcCGCCGTCGGAGCAGATGAGTCGATTTGGACTCGTGAGGCTGCTGAATATTCGTCCACGCCGTCAGCCAGATGACTAGAGCCCCGTTTGGGaacaaattatttttggaattatTTGGAAATAGTTTTAAATATTTTGAACTGCCTCTGGATCCACTAAATACCATAGATTAACAACCTATGGTACTTCAGATACTATATGGTATATGGTTCTTTTGGAATATTCATTGAAAAGACTATCTCAAACGGAGAACTTTAgagcatgtgcaatggttgataaaaATGTCTTATCTTAGCACCGCCACATAATTTAGATATAACAACAAAACATGATGTACAGTGAGTTATTTTTTAAGTTTATCTTTAATAATCATATATCCTAAAtttgtggtgagagagattgtgctaaaagatcatctcctttttttaacactctctctcctccaccccCAACATCTATCTAGGTGgcactgctaagatatcaccattgtacatgcccttaatcTCTCATCTTCTCTTTTCTATCCAATATTGTGTCCCATATCAACATTGATCCAGATCCTTGCACTAAATATGAACGCAAGTGTGCTAGGTTTGTCCCTACCTAATGTTATATTTATATGCGGGATTTGATTGCGCCTTCTTTTGGTATGATATTATCGCAAGGGCATGTGACAAAATTAGATGGTATATCGATGAAAGGGCAGCGGTGGGCTAGGGTATTGGTTAAGGGGTGCGTTTGGTGGAGAAGATTTAGAGGGATGACCATCAGGCGACGGTGGACCAATGCATCGACACGTCAGCCGCAAGCGGCAACTAGGCTGGTGGTGATGGGGCGGGTCACTAGAGGAGGGGAGGGGACTAGCTAGGAGGGATAGTGTATCAAAATTAACGGTGCCCCCCTCCACCGTTTTTAGAGAAACCACATATTTTAATATAAAATCAAGTCATatgaataaataaaaataaaaagtaatacATAGACAAAAAGAAACAACTGACTGGTGGTAAACAAGGTGATACAGTATCCTAAAACCACATGAAACTTTTTTGAAACACAATACAAATATATACGCTCATAAATACATACATACATCCACCCATATAAACGCACACACATATCATATCCCTATAATCACCTTCGAGAGACAGAGTCCAATAAACTTATTCAGCGAGTCTcgagattgatgaagtcaccaccaACATCTCACTATCGACGGAAATATCGTCTTCCACTGAAGAATATtttgcctttatgagacaccaagtgTCAAATGTGGGGTTTAAACTTTGGTGTGCTAGTGGTGTTactaccctcctaaccatccaaccacaggctgGTTCTTAAACCACATAAAACTTTTCTTAATCAGAGTATAATCGTGAACGCTCACACATATATAGAATCACATCTATGGTGCACTCACACCCTACCCTCATGAGTATAGTAACTGATTCgacggatcttgaaattgacgaagtcatgcGCTTCGTTATTATTGATGTGACGTTATCTCTCACTGAAAGAACATTCCATCTTTAAAAGACACCAAAAAGTTAAATTTAGGGTTTAAACTTGCAGACGTGAAATAACAACTAGTATAATTGGAAGTTTTATACAGCTTTGGTATTTTACGGTACAATATTTGGTAAAAATACATTTGCATGATCAGACGGTTGTCCAGCCGGCCGAAAAGGAAGGGCAAAAACGAACCGCCCCGTGCACCACCAGCAAAAAGCccaattcaaatttcaaaactcCAATGAGCACTTTCCTCTTCTGTTCCCCCCTTCcccggctcctccgccgcctcctccaccccaAACCCCTGCTCCCCCCAAGAACCCtcgccctcctctccctctccgcagccatgacctcgccgccctcttcctcgTCGAGGTTCCCCTCTCCAGGACGGCCGGACCAGTGGGCCTGCGCCCGCTGCACGCTCTGCAACCCCGGGAGCCTCGCCGCCTGCGACGCGTGCGGCGCCGCGCGCCCCGAAGCCTCGGATCTGGGCGccgtcgccggcggctcgtcgctcCCGCCCCAGTGGATCTGCGCCCGCTGCACGCTCTCCAACCCCAAGAGCCTCGCCACCTGCGGCGcgtgcgccgccgcgcgccccgcGGAGGTGGAGGCTGCTGACGACGCCGACGCGCTGGACCTGTCCGCCATCGCCGGCGCCGCGTTCCTCCCGCTCCGTGGCTGCTCCAGGAAGAGGGCTCGCGCGGCGTCACCGGACGTCGTCGTCGATGAGGGCGCCGGCTCGGACCAGAAGGAGGAGACGACTGCCGAAAAGGAGGAAGGTATATTTAGGGTTATTTAGATTTTGTATGCTTTTTCTTAATGAAGTTGTAGAGTTGTTCTACCAGCGGTTTTTTTTAATGTGCCAAGGATCGCTTCTCTATTATGTTTCTCCTGATTGATGTGACCTTTTCATCTGAATCTTTCCAAATATTATTGCGCAACATGCTTTGATATTTTTTCTTGATTTGTGATAAAATGTAGGATGCAACACAATTTTCATTCCCATGCATCTTGAATAACGAAGCTGTCTATAATTACTGAGATAAAAGAAGAGTGATGCACCTGATTGCCCTCAATTTTGTTGATAATGGACTGGTTGAGAGTAATTGGGAATGAGAAATAATGTTAGTGACATCTGGAAAAGGACTTAAGTTCCCGTTTCAGATAGTTACATGCGAAATTTCACTACATGGTGAAACACCATAAAAAAAGATCGATGAACAAAGTTCTTTCCACTAATTTGTGTTATCTTTATTGTGGTTTAGATTTTGCCATGGTTGCTTGTTACTAGTGCAAGATGGAGTTTGCAGTTTCTTGCCTGCCTGAATGCATTACTTTCACTTCATTCTGTCAAATTTCTTTTACAATATTACCTTGTCCTCTTGTCCATGCAATAGTATTTCCTTTGGTTTTCCACTCTACTTTATACATGTACAACCATGCATTATCTTTTCTTACTGTCGCATAACAGTTTTTGTGTAAGTATGCTTAGGTGTTTTTTCTCAATGCAGTAACTTGATCTGATAGAAATTTCTTATACAGAATTCTTATGCCATATTGCTGCCATTGTCATCTTGCTTGTTAAAGTATGAGTAAGATATGAACCTTTGTGATGCTGTTGACGATCTGGTGAATTCATGTGGTTTGTTCAGCACTTCAGCCATGTCGTGACAATACTTTGAGAAATCGATCAGTCGGTTATTCGGCACAGCCGTTTTATCCCTTCCAACACTGGTAGTCAATATCGAGcgatatgcttgatgagcaactcaaaccaacaaaaaaacaCTGGTAGTCAAAATTCATATAGCTTAGTTTTATAGGTTTGCGTATGATCAAGTCTGCCCCCCGCCAGTCATTATTGTTTACATACTTGCAGCATACTGGTGATAATGGCAGTGATGTTTCATCCGGAATATTGATGGAAAATCATGCCTGCGTATTCATACTGagtagttcttttgatcaaacatTTTGTGTATAGTTATCATGAATCTAACCCAGCATGATCCTTATGATAGTCGCTAACagatttagggctcctttgattcataggataggaaaatcataggaataaGAAAGCATATGATTGGGATGTCATGCCTACTTTAATCCTATGGTaagaagtgtgtttgattgtggaggaattttccatgaggtatgacctaatgtttttttctataggatttgcactacaagattcctataggatatgttcctttgaatcaaacaacTTGTGTAGGAAATTTTCCCGTAggatccaaatcctacacaagtcctttacaaatcctatgaatcaaaggagcccttatctTGGATATGATGCTGTTTATCTGTTGTTTGGCACTTTGGCAAGAAACTCAGCATGACCTTATCTTGAAACCATTgaacccttctcttttgtttgtcTGAACTGATCAACAGAACAAATGTTCTAGCTAATTTATGCAGATTAGAAGCTTTTGATTTTGTGTGGTCTAGCTAAAAATTTATCATGCCATTCTGCAGTGAATGCTGAGGCTCATTTGGATAAGAAGACCATCAAAGTCATGACATACAACCTATGGTTTCGGGAGGATTTGGAACTGAGCAAAAGGATGAAAGCTATTGGAGATCTTATTCAGCACCACGACCCAGATCTTATATGTTTCCAGGTCTAGAGTTAGTCAGTCAGTTTGAACTTTGTGttatttcttttccccttctcaaTTTGTCCTGTGTAACTCCAGGAGGTTACATCAAACATATATCAGCTTCTCCAAAAATCTGGCTGGTGGCAAGAGTACAAATGCACCTTGTCAGATAACTTAGCCATGTACATGGACAGGCCATATTTCTGCATGCAGGTATTCATCGATGCTTCTGTCAAACTTCATATATGGCATGAGTGCAAGCATCCCTGAACTTTGATTTTCCGATCATTTTCTAAGGTTCATATGCCATTGTTAATTTCTAATCCCCATTAAAATAAAGTGAGCCTTTTATTCCATGGTCACCAAGATGCACGTATGAACATTCTGCTTATATAGTACCTTGTAAAAGAATATATAAGATTATGGAATTACTTCCAACAGAAAATAAATTGACAAGTTTCTCAAATGGTCAACCAAATGCTTTTGCATATATTTGTGTTCAGTTTTCAAGTTTCTCACCATATGTTCGACATAACTTCACTTGTTCTGTAACATTGAGACAAGAGGAGTATGTCCAGTATGAACTAATGTCATGATTTTGCTGGATATAGTTAGCATATCAATTTTTACTTGCTACTTTGTACCTCCAGGGTGTTTCAATAGTGTGAGCTAGACCAGTATCCCATGGTTTCTGATGTTAGGAAATGCTAGGTTATACCTTGTGTGCTTATCTGTGCGTTAGCTGAAAAACTTTCAGATCTTGCTACATATACAGATGCATGAATGATAACAGTGACctacagatctgagaggaaagtggATATAGGGAAATAACATGAGCTGGGGTTTTGGGCTGTTCTGGGCCCATAATGAGCTGCAGAGGGAGCTCGATCGAGGGAATACAGAAACAGCTTCAGTTTAGCATTCTTAAATTGCTAATGGTAACACATCCTTGGTCAtaaatagaaaaaaaacaatCATGAGGGAGCTTGTGCACTTCAAATTTTTAATCAAGGTGTATGATTTGAACCCGTGGCATCATAATTCCTTTTAGTGCTTACTCTAGGTACCTGGATTTTGCTCCTGAAGTGCTACTGCTCTTAAACATTATGCTGTCCTCTTACAACTTACAAGAGCACGTCTCCCTTTTTTTACGTATTCATGTATTTCAGTAATGTGATTCGATTGTAATGAGTGCAGATGAGCAAGTTGCCGGTGATTTCTGTTAAATGCCTACCATTTGGTAACTCAATAATGGGAAGAGAGCTCTCCATTTCAGAAATCAAAATTGAAGGTGCCATCAAGCTGGTGTTGGCTACAAGCCACCTAGAGAGTCCATGCCGGTGGGATCAGATGTACAGCAAGGAACGAGTCACCCAGGCAAATGAATCTATGAGGATCTTGGGTCGCTTCCGCAATGTAATATTTGGTGGAGACATGAACTGGGATGACAAAGGAGATGGGCCGTTTCCTCTGCCGGATGGCTGGACTGATCCTTGGGACGAGCTGAAGCCAGGTGACGAAGGCTGGACGTACGACACCAAAGCTAATGGCATGCTAACAGGCAACCGCAAGTTACAGAAGAGGATGGATCGGTTCGTATGCAAGTTGCCAGATTTCAAGATTGACGCTATCGAGATGATTGGGAAGGAGGCTATACCTGGACTATCGTACATGAAGGAGAAGAAAGTCGGCAAGAATGTCCGCCAGCTGGAATTGCCTGTGTTACCTAGCGAC includes:
- the LOC124685829 gene encoding uncharacterized protein LOC124685829, with protein sequence MTSPPSSSSRFPSPGRPDQWACARCTLCNPGSLAACDACGAARPEASDLGAVAGGSSLPPQWICARCTLSNPKSLATCGACAAARPAEVEAADDADALDLSAIAGAAFLPLRGCSRKRARAASPDVVVDEGAGSDQKEETTAEKEEVNAEAHLDKKTIKVMTYNLWFREDLELSKRMKAIGDLIQHHDPDLICFQEVTSNIYQLLQKSGWWQEYKCTLSDNLAMYMDRPYFCMQMSKLPVISVKCLPFGNSIMGRELSISEIKIEGAIKLVLATSHLESPCRWDQMYSKERVTQANESMRILGRFRNVIFGGDMNWDDKGDGPFPLPDGWTDPWDELKPGDEGWTYDTKANGMLTGNRKLQKRMDRFVCKLPDFKIDAIEMIGKEAIPGLSYMKEKKVGKNVRQLELPVLPSDHFGLVLSISYGPSG